A region of Fibrobacter succinogenes subsp. succinogenes S85 DNA encodes the following proteins:
- a CDS encoding tyrosine-type recombinase/integrase, protein MLLDEYIQNFLIYLQTQRRYSERTVITYRKSLEKYLATINENAPLEAFSEMNVKAFVWDLKIKQKLAPTSICEHLAALKSFGKYLVRSKILQKNPAEAVPMPKRPKRLVSFLGQKDLAEEKFPELPENPTLPQVRARLLLELIYGSGLRISECQSLCWNQLQIKERLVRVIGKGNKERIVPITDTLISWLEKFRAVEIEAGHTPTITSYVFLSENGKPYDIRTLRNDIHNLLRDIGWEGKASPHVLRHSFATHLLENGAEIMSVKEMLGHSNISTTQIYTHVNAERLKQAFKKTHPRA, encoded by the coding sequence ATGCTTTTAGACGAATACATCCAAAATTTCCTGATATACCTGCAAACCCAGCGCAGGTATTCCGAAAGAACGGTCATTACGTACCGAAAATCGCTCGAAAAATACCTCGCCACGATCAATGAGAATGCTCCACTTGAAGCTTTTTCCGAAATGAACGTCAAAGCTTTTGTGTGGGATTTAAAAATCAAGCAAAAACTTGCGCCTACAAGCATCTGCGAGCACCTCGCCGCACTGAAAAGTTTTGGCAAGTACCTCGTCCGTTCCAAGATTTTGCAAAAGAATCCCGCCGAAGCGGTCCCCATGCCCAAGCGCCCCAAGCGCCTCGTCTCGTTCCTCGGTCAAAAGGACCTCGCCGAAGAGAAATTCCCTGAATTGCCCGAGAATCCGACGCTCCCGCAAGTCCGCGCACGTCTTTTGCTTGAACTCATTTACGGCTCGGGACTGCGAATTTCAGAATGCCAAAGCCTCTGTTGGAATCAATTACAGATAAAAGAAAGACTTGTCCGAGTCATCGGTAAAGGCAACAAGGAACGCATCGTCCCGATTACAGACACATTAATTTCTTGGCTTGAAAAATTTAGGGCCGTTGAAATTGAAGCAGGGCATACCCCAACAATTACAAGCTATGTGTTCTTGAGCGAAAACGGCAAGCCCTACGACATCCGCACACTCCGAAACGATATCCACAACTTGTTGCGGGATATCGGCTGGGAAGGGAAAGCAAGCCCGCACGTGCTGCGCCACAGTTTCGCCACGCACTTGCTCGAAAATGGTGCTGAAATCATGAGTGTCAAGGAAATGCTCGGACATTCGAACATTTCCACCACGCAAATTTACACGCATGTAAACGCCGAACGCCTCAAGCAGGCCTTCAAGAAAACGCACCCTAGGGCGTAG
- a CDS encoding STAS domain-containing protein yields MLDTKNVGLFLLLPAPLNPIGAFDAETFKANFRAVMTANDDAKFIAVDLSGIDFVYSDAYNAFMQFHQELAKRNGTFAVLADRESLVRSLRKVGLERFIRIFMSADEMAAYAPIEQKAAVLEQVEKPVAEEPAKPEVPKTQAEPQPAPETPVAAHTEPRILDKNPLVDESSSKGSLVTVIILLLIVIAVVSYLVL; encoded by the coding sequence ATGTTAGATACTAAGAATGTGGGTTTGTTCCTTTTGCTTCCGGCTCCACTCAATCCGATTGGGGCTTTTGATGCGGAAACCTTCAAGGCTAATTTCCGTGCTGTGATGACGGCGAATGACGACGCCAAGTTTATTGCAGTGGATTTGTCTGGCATCGATTTTGTCTACAGTGACGCGTATAACGCCTTTATGCAATTCCATCAGGAACTCGCCAAGCGAAATGGTACGTTTGCTGTCCTTGCCGATAGGGAATCTCTCGTGAGGAGCCTTCGAAAGGTCGGACTTGAACGCTTTATCCGCATCTTCATGAGTGCTGACGAAATGGCTGCTTATGCCCCAATTGAACAGAAGGCGGCTGTTCTTGAACAGGTTGAAAAGCCTGTTGCTGAAGAACCAGCAAAGCCGGAAGTTCCAAAAACTCAAGCAGAACCGCAACCCGCTCCTGAAACTCCGGTGGCTGCCCATACGGAACCGAGAATTCTGGACAAGAATCCGCTTGTCGATGAATCTTCTTCAAAGGGTTCTCTCGTCACTGTGATTATCCTTTTGCTGATTGTTATTGCTGTAGTATCTTATTTGGTTTTGTAA
- a CDS encoding M23 family metallopeptidase has translation MLIDALPLPGHEEPPPPVVEEWIEGCTSYDGTPFELKDGYAQCSWIVTDSLSLPNSFLRYVKNLSSDGSKIHWVAPKKDFGDALLVVQEDTTRNVFLHMTREDSLKVWISSKTGCLFPGPCPHVPLGWSALAIVDNFDFEGLEQLLSADLFKGLGEAPVYPVLPGIVLEAGRDSLGMFVELNHGNGITSRMFGIGSWKMAPVVGKTLGIKDAVGRLSPQDSSSFFLTVRQNGLFVRWKDFYKLTHPVDSAQIAIFKKNLPF, from the coding sequence ATGCTGATTGATGCGCTGCCGTTGCCCGGACACGAAGAACCGCCCCCTCCTGTTGTCGAGGAATGGATTGAAGGCTGCACGTCGTACGATGGAACGCCTTTTGAGCTTAAAGATGGCTATGCGCAGTGCTCCTGGATTGTGACGGATTCGCTTTCGCTTCCGAATTCCTTTTTGCGTTACGTAAAGAATTTGTCTAGCGACGGTTCCAAGATCCACTGGGTTGCGCCCAAGAAGGACTTTGGCGATGCGCTTCTCGTTGTTCAGGAAGATACGACTCGCAATGTGTTTTTGCACATGACGCGCGAAGATTCTTTGAAAGTCTGGATTTCAAGCAAGACGGGTTGCCTTTTCCCTGGCCCCTGCCCGCATGTTCCGCTTGGCTGGTCGGCTCTTGCGATTGTAGACAACTTTGACTTTGAGGGACTGGAACAGTTGCTTTCGGCGGACTTGTTTAAAGGTCTTGGTGAAGCGCCCGTTTACCCTGTGTTGCCGGGAATAGTGCTTGAAGCGGGGCGCGATTCGCTAGGCATGTTTGTTGAGCTGAATCACGGAAACGGAATTACGTCGCGCATGTTTGGCATCGGTTCTTGGAAGATGGCTCCTGTTGTCGGCAAAACGCTTGGCATTAAGGATGCTGTCGGTCGCCTCTCGCCGCAGGACAGTTCATCGTTTTTCTTGACGGTGCGGCAAAACGGTTTGTTCGTGCGCTGGAAAGATTTCTATAAATTGACGCATCCGGTGGACTCAGCCCAAATTGCTATATTCAAAAAGAATCTGCCTTTTTGA
- a CDS encoding NUDIX domain-containing protein produces MIEYTFAAEIAEEDKPVILESKIYKQWLEASEKKFNITKVHFASVDYFSKRHEPLFIKLNATAFLPDGKPVHGIVLVRGHAVGVLVVLHCEGKRYLLLVRQPRFAISETASLEIPAGILDWSGDFRKVALSELEEEAQIKAKDSELIDLMDFWYKGSSEGFAGSCGLLDERIRLYAIERSVTREELEAMDGKNQTYTDENEWIRTEVLPYEEAAHKFIDGKNLIALFLYERWLEAQKVYY; encoded by the coding sequence ATGATTGAATATACCTTTGCTGCTGAAATAGCAGAAGAAGACAAACCGGTAATTCTTGAAAGCAAGATTTACAAGCAGTGGCTTGAAGCGTCCGAGAAAAAGTTCAATATCACGAAGGTGCATTTTGCTTCGGTTGATTACTTTAGCAAACGCCATGAGCCGTTGTTCATCAAGCTGAATGCGACTGCATTCTTGCCGGATGGTAAGCCTGTGCATGGGATTGTGCTTGTGCGTGGTCATGCTGTGGGCGTGCTCGTCGTGCTCCATTGTGAAGGCAAGCGTTACTTGCTCTTGGTGCGCCAACCGCGATTTGCAATTTCTGAGACAGCATCGCTTGAAATCCCGGCAGGGATTCTTGACTGGTCGGGCGATTTCCGCAAGGTGGCTCTTTCTGAACTTGAAGAAGAAGCGCAAATCAAGGCGAAGGATTCCGAGCTGATTGACTTGATGGACTTCTGGTACAAGGGCTCAAGCGAAGGCTTTGCCGGAAGTTGCGGACTTTTGGACGAACGCATCCGCCTTTATGCGATTGAACGTAGCGTGACGCGCGAAGAACTTGAAGCGATGGACGGCAAGAACCAGACCTATACTGACGAGAACGAATGGATCCGCACGGAAGTGTTGCCTTATGAAGAGGCCGCCCACAAGTTCATTGATGGAAAGAACTTGATAGCTTTGTTCTTATACGAACGCTGGCTCGAAGCGCAGAAGGTGTATTATTAA